The Thiobacillus sp. genome contains the following window.
CAGGCGCCACATGAGCAGGATGGTGCGCCAGACACCGTGGCGCTCCCAGCGTCGGCCGGAGGTGGTCGCCCGTTCACGCAGGCAGGCCGGCGGGCCGAGGCGCTTGAGGCGTTTCGACAGTTCGATGTCCTCCATCAGCGGCTGGTCCGGGTAGCCGCCCACGGCCTCGAAGGCGGCGCGGGTGACGAAGAGGGCCTGGTCGCCGGTGGCGATGCCGGTGAGGCGGGAACGCAGGTTCATCAGGGTCGCCACCACGGCCAGCAGGGCGGGCCGGCCCGTGATGGTGACGTCGAAACGGCCCCAGGTGTGGTCGGCCAGGGCCCCGGCGATGCGCTCCGCCGCGCCCTCGGGCAGGTGGGTGTCGGCGTGCAGGAAGAGCAGCGTATCGCCGGTCGCCACCACCGCCCCTGCGTTCATCTGCCGGGCCCGGCCCCGGGGCGCGGCGATCACCCGGTCCGCCAGGGGCGTGGCCAGGGAAGGTGTGCCGTCGGCGCTGCCGCCGTCGGCCACGATCACCTCGTGGCCCGCCCGGCGCAAGGCTTGCAGGGGCGCCAGGGCGGCGGCGATGCCCTGGGCTTCGTTCAGGGTGGGCAGGATGATGGACAGGCGCATGGCGGGGTGAGCGATGGGGCAAGGCGGATGATGGCGAAAAATACGGGCGGAAAGATGGATTTTTCCCGCCGGCGTCCAACAATGCAGGTATGGACATCCTCGCCCACGGTCTCTGGGCCGGCCTTGGTATTCGCTGGCTGGCCCGACGTCACCCGGTGACCCGCCCCCAGGCGGTGGCCGCGGTGAGCCTGTCGGTGCTGCCGGACGTGGTCCACCTGGCGCCGGTGCTGGCCTGGGCGGCTTTCGGCGACGGCTCCGCCCAGGCCCTGCTGGACTACGCCATCGCCCAGCCGGGCGGAGAGCCGGCCATGCCCTTCTGGGTGGGAGAGGCGGCCCACCATCTGCACTGCATCCTGCACAGCGCCCTCATCGCCGGCGCCGCCACCCTGCTGCTGTGGCCCTGGCGCCGGCGCGTCGGCCTGGTCCTGGCGGGCTGGTGGCTGCACATCGTCATCGACGTGTTTACCCACTCCACCGAGTTCTACCCGGCGCCGGTGCTGTACCCCATCACCCGGGAAGGTTTCGACGGCCTGGCCTGGAACACGCCCTGGTTCCTGGCGCTCAACTATCTCGCACTGGCCCTGGTGGCCTGGCGGCTGCGGCGCGGGGGTGGCGGGTCGTCGTAGTCAGCGTGGCGGTGTGCGGCCACGCATCCTCGCCAGCCGCACCGCCAGCAGCGCCGCCGGCAGCAGGTGCCAGAACACGTCGAAGATGTCGATGGGTCGGGTGAGGGTGCCCGCGGCCAGCATGCGGGCCTTTTCCACCAGGTGGGGCTCGGGCGCGAAGGGGGCGCCCAGCATGAGCAGCGCCACGGCGATCAGCAGGGGCAGAGGGATGTCGTCGATGAATCGCATGGTCGCTCCTAGAGTTATCCCCGCCGCCAGGCGTGGAAGCGTTCCAGCCAGGCCAGCAAACCCCGGGGGGCGTGGGCGCGTTTCCATTCCCCGGCGGCGTACTTGGCCGCTTCGCTCCAGGTGGGATAGGGGTGGACGGTGCCCATAATCTTGTTGAGACCCAGGCCGTGCTTCATGGCCAGGGTGAATTCCGCCAGCAGCTCGCCGGCGTGCTCGCCGACGATGGTGACGCCCAGGATGCGGTCCCGGCCGGGGGGGGTGATGACCTGGACGAAGCCGTGGGCGGCGCCGTCGGTGATGGCCCGGTCCAGGTCGGCCAGGTCGTAGCGGGTGATTTCATGGGCAATGCCCCGGGCCTTCGCCTCGGTTGCGTTGAGGCCCACCCGCGCCACCTCGGGGCGGGTGAAGGTGACCCGGGGCATGACCCGGTAATCCACCTTGAAACGCCCGATGGGGCCGAGCATTCCGGAGAACAGGGCGTTGACCGCCGCGTACCAGGCCTGATGGGCGGCGGCGTGGGTGAACTGGTAAGGGCCGGCGGCGTCGCCGCAGGCGTAGACGCTGGGGTGGCGGGTTTGCAGGGTTTCGTTCACCTCGATGGTGCCGGAGCGGGTGAGGGGAATACCCAGTTCCTCCAGGCCGAAGCCTTCCACCCGGGCCTTGCGGCCGGTGGCGCAGAGCAGGACGTCGAAGGGGATCGCCTCCTCGCCCTCCTTGCCACCCACCACCAGGTGCTGCTTCCCGTCCACCACCTCGCAGCGCAGGGGATCGGCCCCCTTGAGCAGGCGCACGCCGTCGCCGGCCAGGCCCTGTTCCACCCGGGCGACGACCTCGGCGTCTTCCCTGCCCAGCAGGGCGGAACGGGCCACCAGGGTGACCCGGCTGCCCAGCCCCGCGAAGGCCTGGGCCAGCTCGCAGCCGATGGGGCCGCCGCCCAGCACCGCCAGGCGCTCGGGCAGGACGTCCAGGGACCAGACCGTGTCCGAGGTGACGTGGCGCACGTTTTCGATGCCGGGAATAGCCGGAATCACTGGCGCGGCGCCGGTGGCCAGGACGATGGCGCGGGCGGAGAGGGCGCGTTTTTCCCCATTGCTGTCGATCTCCACCGTCCAGGGGGAGGTCAGCCGGGCGTGGCCCTGGATCACCTCTACGCCCAGGGCGGTGTAGCGTTCCACCGAATCGTGGGGCTCCACCTGGCTGATCACCCCCCGCACCCGCGTCATGACAGCGGCGAAATCCACCCGTGGCGGCTCTGTATGAATGCCAAATTCCCCCGCCCGGCGCAGGTCCGCCAGCATGCGGGCGGCGCGGATCAGGGCCTTGGAGGGCACGCAGCCGGTGTTGAGGCAGTCGCCGCCCATGCGCTGGCCTTCGATCAGGGTCACCTTCGCCTTCACGGCGGCGGCGATGTAGGCCGTCACCAGGCCGCCAGCCCCAGCGCCGATGACGATCAGGTTGCGGTCGAAGCGGCGGGGTTTCCGGAAGGTATTCACGCGCCGCACTCCCCGCCTTCCAGCGCTCCGCCGCAACTGCTGCCCTGGCCGGCGGTGCAGCCGTAGCAGTGTTCCGCGACACGGATGGCGGTGCCGGCCGGGTCGGTATGCAGCAGGTCGGCCAGGGTGGCGGGGCCGGCGGTTGCCAAGCCCTCAATGCCCAGCCCCAGCATCTGGTTGAAGTCGCAGTCATACAGGTGGCCCCGCCAGTCCACGCTGACCAGTTCCCGGCACATCACGCCGGCCAGGTTGGCGGGGGTGTGACTGGTCTTGAGCAGGGCCATGTAGTCGGCGAATGTGCCTTTCGAGAGGAGTGTGCTGCCGAAGCGCAGGATGGGCATGTTGGCGAGGGTGAGCAGGCGGTTGAAGACGATGCCGTGGCGTTCCAGCAATTCCCGCTTGTAGGCCGCTTCCAGACCGGCCTGGGCAGGCGGCAGATGGGTGCCGCCGGGGTTGTAGACCAGGTTAACGGTTAGTTGTGCCTCCGGCTTGTGAAAACTACCCGAGCCGCCCACTGAGGGGGCCAAGTCGTTCTTGGGGTTGCCCGGCGAACGACTAGCCAAGCCGCTGCCGGGCTGGCCGTAGCCCAGGGCGTTGAGACGCTTTAACCCGGCAATGCTGCGGGCGTATACCCCCTTGCCGCGCTGGGTATCCACGTTGTCTTCCAGGTAACAGGGCAGGGAAGCTACCACCTCCACCGCCTGCGCGGCCAGGAAATCCGCCAGGTCGTCCATGCCCGGCTCGGACAGGATAGTGAGGTTGCAGCGGTCGATGACCTTCACCCCCAGGGCACGGGCCTCGGTCACCAGCCAGCGGAAGCGCGGATGCAGTTCCGGCGCGCCGCCGGTGAGGTCCAGGGTGGTGAGCCCACGCGCAGCCAGTACCTGGGGAATCAGGTGGATCAGGGCATCGTCCATCATTTCCGTGCGGTTCGGTCCCGCGTTGACGTGGCAATGCAGGCAGGTCTGGTTGCAGCGGTAGCCCAGGTTGACCTGCAGCGTCGTCAGACGGCCGCGCCTGAGCGGCGGGAAATCAGTGGGGATGAGCAGGGGCAGGGTGTCGAGCATGGCGAAATGGGGGTGGGCAATGGGCCGAAAACCAGCCTAGATGGTAGTTCATGGGGCCATCTGCTGGTTGACATGGCTCATGACACGGGGGAAGGCTGCGCCTAGACTGCAGCCTGGTTGCTGAGCCCCCGGTCTGGAAAAAGTGCCCGAGCCGCCCCCTCGTGGGGGCTAAATCGTTCTTGGGGCGGCCCGGCAAATGACTTGAGTGATAAAGGAGATTGCCATGCCCCGCATTTTGTTCGCCTTGATGGCTTGTCTGGCCCTGCTTCAGCTGACTTCGCCTGCCCGCGCCGAGGAATCACCCGTCGCTGCGGCCATCGAGGAATACATGGACTTCACCGAGTACGGCAGCAGCATCATCTGGCCGGAACAGATCCCCGAGTCGGAGTGGAAAAAAATCCAGGTGATTGACGCACGCAGTGCCGATCAATATGAAAAATTCCACATCCCGGGTGCCATCAACATCGACTGGCGCAAGATTCCCGGCCAGCGTCACGACATCCCCAAGGACCGCATGGTGTTGATCTACTGCAATACCGGTTCGCTCTCGGCGCAATCGGTCTTCGCCATGCGCCTGCTGGGTTGGGACAACGTCAAGGTGCTGCAGGATGGCATCGAAGGCTGGAAGCGGAAGGGCGGCTTCAAGGCCAATGAACTGGCCAGCAAGCCAGCCGGGCACTGACACATCCCTTACCCGGAGCCTCTATGGAAGACTTGAGCACCGCGATCGAAACCCTCAAGCACGGCGGCGTCATCATGTGGCCGCTGTTGCTGCTGGCGCTGGCGGCGCTGGTGGTTCTGCTGGACAAGGTGCTGGTCTATCGCCGCCATGCCTACCTGCCGGAACCGCTGCGCGACCTGGTGGAAACCTACGGCTTCGACTGGGCCGAGCTTGACCGCCAGCTCGTGGCGCTGGGGCCGCAGCATTATTTCGGCCGTTTCTTCCGCGTCATCATGGACAACCGCGACAAGCCGACGTGGTGGGTGGAGTCGCGCGCCGGGGACGAGGCCCAGCAGATCGAAAAGGCGCTGGGGCGCGGCATGTGGGCGCTGGATACGGTGATTACCGCCGCGCCGCTGCTGGGCCTGCTCGGCACCATCCTGGGCATGATGCAGTCGTTCAAGCTCATCGGCCCCGGTGGGCTGGTGAACCCTGGCGGGGTGACGGCGGGCGTGGCCGAGGCGCTCATTGCCACCGCCGCCGGCCTGCTCATCGCCCTGGTGGCGCTGTTCGCCTTCAACTACCTGACCCGTTTGCAGGCGCAGACGCTGGATGAAATGGAGCGGCTGGGCACGCGCCTGCTCGACCACATCCGCCTGGATGCCCAGGAAGCCGGGGTTGAGGTTGCAAGGCCATGAAACTCCGCAGAAGCCGCCAGCCCAAGCGGGGCCGCATCGAGATCATCCCGATGATCGATGTGATGTTCTTTCTGCTCGCCACCTTCATGCTGGCCTCGCTCACCCTGCAGCCCATCAACAACGTGCAGGTCAACCTGCCCCAGGGCGCGGCCGAACCGCTCAACAAGCCGGACCCGGTCACGCTTTCGGTCACGCCCCAAGGCGAGTTGTTCCTCGACAAGGCGCCGGTGACGCTGGA
Protein-coding sequences here:
- a CDS encoding TIGR04283 family arsenosugar biosynthesis glycosyltransferase, producing MRLSIILPTLNEAQGIAAALAPLQALRRAGHEVIVADGGSADGTPSLATPLADRVIAAPRGRARQMNAGAVVATGDTLLFLHADTHLPEGAAERIAGALADHTWGRFDVTITGRPALLAVVATLMNLRSRLTGIATGDQALFVTRAAFEAVGGYPDQPLMEDIELSKRLKRLGPPACLRERATTSGRRWERHGVWRTILLMWRL
- a CDS encoding RND transporter; protein product: MRFIDDIPLPLLIAVALLMLGAPFAPEPHLVEKARMLAAGTLTRPIDIFDVFWHLLPAALLAVRLARMRGRTPPR
- a CDS encoding FAD-dependent oxidoreductase; the protein is MLRLHRRPGQQLRRSAGRRGVRRVNTFRKPRRFDRNLIVIGAGAGGLVTAYIAAAVKAKVTLIEGQRMGGDCLNTGCVPSKALIRAARMLADLRRAGEFGIHTEPPRVDFAAVMTRVRGVISQVEPHDSVERYTALGVEVIQGHARLTSPWTVEIDSNGEKRALSARAIVLATGAAPVIPAIPGIENVRHVTSDTVWSLDVLPERLAVLGGGPIGCELAQAFAGLGSRVTLVARSALLGREDAEVVARVEQGLAGDGVRLLKGADPLRCEVVDGKQHLVVGGKEGEEAIPFDVLLCATGRKARVEGFGLEELGIPLTRSGTIEVNETLQTRHPSVYACGDAAGPYQFTHAAAHQAWYAAVNALFSGMLGPIGRFKVDYRVMPRVTFTRPEVARVGLNATEAKARGIAHEITRYDLADLDRAITDGAAHGFVQVITPPGRDRILGVTIVGEHAGELLAEFTLAMKHGLGLNKIMGTVHPYPTWSEAAKYAAGEWKRAHAPRGLLAWLERFHAWRRG
- a CDS encoding radical SAM/Cys-rich domain protein, whose amino-acid sequence is MLDTLPLLIPTDFPPLRRGRLTTLQVNLGYRCNQTCLHCHVNAGPNRTEMMDDALIHLIPQVLAARGLTTLDLTGGAPELHPRFRWLVTEARALGVKVIDRCNLTILSEPGMDDLADFLAAQAVEVVASLPCYLEDNVDTQRGKGVYARSIAGLKRLNALGYGQPGSGLASRSPGNPKNDLAPSVGGSGSFHKPEAQLTVNLVYNPGGTHLPPAQAGLEAAYKRELLERHGIVFNRLLTLANMPILRFGSTLLSKGTFADYMALLKTSHTPANLAGVMCRELVSVDWRGHLYDCDFNQMLGLGIEGLATAGPATLADLLHTDPAGTAIRVAEHCYGCTAGQGSSCGGALEGGECGA
- a CDS encoding rhodanese-like domain-containing protein, with the protein product MPRILFALMACLALLQLTSPARAEESPVAAAIEEYMDFTEYGSSIIWPEQIPESEWKKIQVIDARSADQYEKFHIPGAINIDWRKIPGQRHDIPKDRMVLIYCNTGSLSAQSVFAMRLLGWDNVKVLQDGIEGWKRKGGFKANELASKPAGH
- a CDS encoding MotA/TolQ/ExbB proton channel family protein, whose translation is MEDLSTAIETLKHGGVIMWPLLLLALAALVVLLDKVLVYRRHAYLPEPLRDLVETYGFDWAELDRQLVALGPQHYFGRFFRVIMDNRDKPTWWVESRAGDEAQQIEKALGRGMWALDTVITAAPLLGLLGTILGMMQSFKLIGPGGLVNPGGVTAGVAEALIATAAGLLIALVALFAFNYLTRLQAQTLDEMERLGTRLLDHIRLDAQEAGVEVARP
- a CDS encoding biopolymer transporter ExbD gives rise to the protein MKLRRSRQPKRGRIEIIPMIDVMFFLLATFMLASLTLQPINNVQVNLPQGAAEPLNKPDPVTLSVTPQGELFLDKAPVTLDTLAAALKPRINPADPGVMVAADNAAPNGVIVQAMLKAREAGAKHFLFAVQRGQ